A genomic stretch from Gammaproteobacteria bacterium includes:
- the imuA gene encoding translesion DNA synthesis-associated protein ImuA, whose protein sequence is MAASLEALTGPHVWRGASGCSRRAVLATGFPALDETIGGGWPWGAVIEIFVARYGIGELRLLMPALAATSRSEAASAGWIVWIAPPFVPYAPALASHGVDVARVLLVRPPRPAARTSNGLEGAARPGPAAGEEALWATEQAVRSGTSAVVLAWVDSANDKALRRLQLSAEERDTGLVLFRPEAACAQRSPAALRLRVSADAAGVRVEVLKCRGGRPTTLILDLSSSASSGSFSQPAEEAAPFLPGVSPVRRSHHDKGL, encoded by the coding sequence ATGGCGGCAAGCCTCGAAGCGCTCACCGGCCCGCACGTCTGGCGCGGCGCAAGCGGCTGCTCGAGGCGGGCCGTGCTCGCCACCGGCTTCCCCGCGCTCGACGAAACGATCGGCGGCGGCTGGCCTTGGGGCGCGGTCATCGAAATCTTCGTCGCGCGTTACGGCATCGGCGAGCTTCGTTTACTGATGCCGGCGCTGGCCGCCACGAGCCGTTCCGAGGCGGCGAGCGCGGGGTGGATCGTCTGGATTGCGCCGCCTTTCGTGCCGTATGCGCCGGCGCTCGCCAGTCACGGCGTCGACGTGGCGCGCGTTCTGCTGGTGCGGCCGCCGCGTCCGGCTGCGCGCACGTCGAATGGTCTCGAGGGCGCGGCGCGTCCCGGGCCGGCGGCCGGGGAGGAGGCGCTCTGGGCAACCGAGCAGGCGGTGCGCTCGGGCACGAGCGCGGTCGTGCTCGCGTGGGTCGACTCGGCGAACGACAAGGCGCTGCGGCGCTTGCAGCTCTCCGCCGAGGAGCGCGACACGGGGCTCGTGCTATTCCGTCCCGAAGCCGCGTGTGCGCAGCGATCGCCCGCCGCGCTCAGGCTGAGAGTGTCCGCAGACGCCGCAGGCGTCCGGGTCGAAGTGTTGAAGTGCCGCGGCGGTCGGCCCACGACGCTCATTCTCGACCTCTCCTCGTCGGCGTCGAGCGGTTCGTTCTCGCAGCCTGCAGAAGAGGCGGCGCCTTTTTTACCGGGAGTATCGCCGGTCCGTCGGAGTCACCACGATAAAGGGCTCTGA
- a CDS encoding DNA polymerase Y family protein: MAPFAKPIALPPFGEARASSVDAHPPLRKVQLWIAVHLPDLALRAAQAASADARPTIVVEALRGRLRVVALNEAARSRGIGPGLDLSAAFGFSGALRVLERSPQAERVLLEALAAACCRFTPAVSLEPPQALLLEVLASLRLFRGLERLKRTLASEIARRGLDFRLSAAVTPLGALWLARCGGGDAVSSQELVARLGPLPLHVTGWPETVLELLESFGIGTVGECLRLPRGGFARRVGKRYLEDLDKALGRHPDLRTGFEAPRSLSFKIELIDESTSLSVLVDAVTRMTARLADELRIRQARVGKMRLRFEHRRHPASIHDLDLLEATADRSRLLDLLCDRLERIALPAPATAVVLEAGPLEPVRPSTGPLLGRPGGAHGAETHVSRMQLVERLRARFGADAVHGIAPAADHRPERAWIAVVPGAPCGSASPPVPHRPLWLAPAPERLACVEGEPCFRGAALRLLDGPERIESGWWDGGIARDYFAAAARSGERLWIYRDRTAGHWYLHGVFG; the protein is encoded by the coding sequence ATGGCCCCGTTCGCCAAGCCGATTGCTCTTCCGCCTTTCGGAGAGGCTCGCGCCTCTTCGGTCGATGCGCATCCGCCGCTGCGCAAGGTCCAGCTGTGGATCGCGGTGCACTTGCCGGATCTCGCGCTGCGCGCGGCGCAGGCGGCCTCGGCCGATGCGCGGCCGACGATCGTCGTCGAAGCGCTGCGAGGCCGGCTTCGCGTCGTCGCGCTGAACGAAGCGGCCCGATCGAGAGGGATCGGTCCGGGCCTCGATCTGAGCGCCGCCTTCGGGTTCTCGGGCGCGCTTCGCGTGCTCGAGCGTTCTCCGCAAGCCGAGCGTGTGCTGCTCGAAGCGTTGGCCGCCGCATGCTGCCGGTTCACTCCGGCGGTCAGCCTCGAGCCTCCGCAGGCCTTGCTGCTCGAGGTGCTCGCGAGCCTCCGGCTCTTCCGCGGCCTCGAGCGCTTGAAACGGACGCTGGCGTCGGAAATCGCGCGCCGCGGTCTCGACTTTCGTCTCTCGGCCGCGGTCACGCCGCTCGGCGCGCTGTGGCTCGCGCGATGCGGAGGCGGCGATGCCGTCTCGTCGCAGGAGCTGGTCGCGCGCCTCGGGCCCCTGCCGTTGCACGTCACCGGCTGGCCGGAGACGGTCCTCGAGCTCCTCGAAAGCTTCGGTATAGGCACCGTCGGCGAGTGCCTGCGGCTGCCGCGCGGCGGGTTCGCAAGAAGAGTAGGCAAGCGCTATCTCGAGGATCTGGACAAGGCGCTCGGCCGGCATCCGGATTTGCGCACGGGCTTCGAAGCGCCGCGGAGCCTGAGCTTCAAGATCGAGCTGATCGACGAAAGCACGAGCCTGAGCGTCCTCGTCGATGCCGTGACGCGGATGACTGCGCGCCTGGCCGATGAGCTTCGCATTCGGCAAGCTCGGGTCGGCAAGATGCGGCTGCGATTCGAGCACAGGCGGCATCCGGCGAGCATTCACGATCTCGATCTCCTCGAAGCCACCGCCGATCGGTCGAGGCTGCTCGATCTGCTTTGCGACCGGCTCGAGCGCATCGCGCTGCCCGCTCCGGCAACCGCCGTCGTTCTCGAGGCCGGGCCGCTCGAGCCCGTGCGGCCTTCCACCGGCCCGCTGCTCGGAAGGCCGGGCGGGGCGCACGGCGCCGAGACTCACGTCTCGCGCATGCAGCTCGTCGAGCGCCTGCGCGCGCGCTTCGGCGCCGATGCCGTTCACGGGATCGCGCCGGCCGCGGATCACCGCCCGGAGCGCGCATGGATCGCGGTCGTCCCCGGTGCGCCTTGCGGCTCGGCGTCGCCGCCGGTGCCCCATCGGCCGCTGTGGCTCGCTCCCGCTCCGGAGCGTCTCGCTTGCGTCGAAGGCGAGCCGTGCTTTCGCGGCGCGGCACTGCGGCTGCTCGATGGTCCCGAGCGCATCGAGAGCGGCTGGTGGGATGGAGGGATCGCCAGGGACTATTTCGCCGCCGCCGCTCGAAGCGGAGAAAGGCTCTGGATTTACCGTGATCGCACCGCCGGCCATTGGTATCTGCACGGAGTATTCGGCTGA
- a CDS encoding error-prone DNA polymerase, translating to MRYAELHALSNFTFLRGASHPEELVAEAARLGYAALALTDECSVAGVVRALAAAEEHGLKLIVGSELALPGGMKTVVLAPDRASYGALSALITCARRAAEKGGYRLCREDFVRYLEPSDCLILWVPSASPDAEAGAWLKERFEGRVWLAVELHRDAGDREKLARLRHTAAALGLPMTAAGDVHMHERGRRALQDTLTAIRLKTPVDRLGFDAYPNGERHLRPLSELAQLYPEALLEETVEIADRVSFSLRELRYEYPYELVPENETPASHLRALTEKGMRRRWPSGAPEKVRRLVEHELELIRALEYEPYFLTVYDIVEFARSRGILCQGRGSAANSAVCYCLGITEVDPSRMEMLVERFISKERNEPPDIDVDFEHERREEVIQYIYRKYSRERAALAATVITYRARSAVRDVGKALGFDDVQVNTLAKSLHWWDGRRIDADRVKEAGLDPESPRLRMLGALVAQLIGFPRHLSQHVGGFVISHGALNRLVPIENAAMPERTVIQWDKDDLEELGLLKIDVLGLGMLTAIRRSFELIDAFYGKKKVPDTGEKRCQTPSSSARAAMLPMSIAKIPAEDPAVYRMISKADTIGVFQIESRAQMAMLPRLKPRCYYDLVIEVAIIRPGPIQGDMVHPYLRRRNGEEEVDYPSPEVRKVLERTLGVPIFQEQVMQLAIVAAGFSPGEADQLRRAMAAWRRRGDLTFFEQRLIRGMRDRGYSEEFATRLFNQIQGFGEYGFPESHAASFALLVYVSAWLKCHEPAAFFCALLNSQPMGFYAPAQLLRAARVQGVVVMPVDVTASDVESTLEADERGEPGIRLGFDRVKGLTVKAAERITAARRAAPFTDVSDLARRAGLDAKDLGALAAAGALKPLAAHRHRARWEVAGVEKESPLLGDAPIPEGIPMLRRPSEGEDIAADYRRLGFTLGRHPLALLRARLVRMGLRSAAEVHALDDGERVHAAGIVITRQRPSSASGVIFVTLEDETGYLNLIVWARVAERERRPLLGARLLGVTGRVQKEGEVLHVIAERLYDYSPLLGGVETDARNFR from the coding sequence ATGCGCTACGCGGAGCTCCATGCATTGAGCAACTTCACGTTTCTCCGCGGCGCATCGCATCCGGAGGAGCTGGTCGCCGAGGCCGCGCGTCTCGGCTACGCCGCGCTCGCATTGACCGACGAATGCTCGGTGGCGGGCGTCGTGCGGGCGCTAGCCGCGGCCGAGGAGCACGGGCTGAAGCTCATCGTCGGCAGCGAGCTCGCTTTGCCGGGTGGTATGAAGACGGTCGTGCTCGCGCCGGATCGGGCATCCTACGGCGCGCTGTCGGCGCTCATCACGTGTGCGCGCCGCGCCGCCGAGAAAGGCGGCTACCGGCTCTGCCGCGAAGACTTCGTCCGCTATCTCGAGCCGTCCGATTGCCTGATCCTGTGGGTGCCGTCGGCGTCCCCGGACGCCGAAGCGGGCGCGTGGCTGAAGGAGCGCTTCGAAGGCCGAGTCTGGCTCGCCGTCGAGCTGCACCGCGACGCGGGCGACCGCGAGAAGCTCGCGCGCCTCCGCCACACAGCCGCGGCGCTCGGTTTGCCGATGACGGCCGCCGGCGACGTTCACATGCACGAGCGCGGCCGGCGCGCGCTTCAGGACACGTTGACCGCGATACGCCTGAAGACGCCGGTCGACCGGCTCGGCTTCGATGCGTATCCGAACGGCGAGCGGCACCTGCGGCCGCTCTCCGAGCTCGCGCAGCTTTACCCCGAAGCGTTGCTCGAGGAAACCGTCGAGATCGCCGATCGCGTGAGCTTCTCGCTGCGCGAGCTGCGCTACGAATATCCGTACGAGCTCGTGCCGGAGAACGAGACGCCGGCGAGTCATCTGCGGGCGTTGACCGAGAAAGGCATGCGTCGGCGCTGGCCTTCGGGGGCGCCGGAGAAGGTCCGCCGCCTCGTCGAGCACGAGCTCGAGCTGATTCGCGCGCTCGAGTACGAGCCGTATTTTCTCACCGTGTACGACATCGTCGAGTTCGCACGCAGCCGCGGCATTCTGTGCCAGGGCAGGGGCTCCGCCGCGAACTCCGCCGTCTGCTACTGCTTGGGGATCACCGAGGTCGATCCTTCCCGCATGGAGATGCTCGTCGAGCGGTTCATCTCGAAGGAGCGCAACGAGCCGCCCGACATCGACGTCGATTTCGAGCATGAGCGCCGGGAGGAAGTCATTCAGTACATCTACCGGAAGTATTCGCGCGAGCGCGCCGCGCTCGCCGCTACGGTCATCACCTACCGCGCGCGCAGCGCCGTGCGCGACGTCGGCAAGGCGCTCGGCTTCGACGACGTGCAGGTGAACACGCTCGCGAAGTCCCTGCATTGGTGGGACGGCCGCCGCATCGATGCCGATCGCGTGAAGGAAGCCGGCCTCGATCCGGAAAGCCCGCGGCTGCGCATGCTCGGTGCTCTGGTCGCTCAGCTGATCGGCTTCCCGCGCCACCTCTCGCAGCACGTCGGCGGCTTCGTGATCTCGCACGGCGCGCTCAATCGGCTCGTGCCGATCGAGAACGCGGCGATGCCGGAGCGCACCGTCATCCAATGGGACAAGGACGATCTCGAGGAGCTCGGGCTGCTCAAGATCGACGTGCTCGGCCTCGGCATGCTGACGGCGATCCGGCGCAGCTTCGAGCTGATCGACGCCTTCTACGGAAAGAAGAAGGTGCCGGACACCGGCGAAAAAAGGTGTCAGACACCTTCTTCCTCCGCGAGGGCGGCGATGCTGCCGATGTCGATCGCGAAGATTCCGGCCGAGGACCCGGCCGTTTATCGCATGATCTCGAAGGCCGACACGATCGGCGTCTTTCAGATCGAGTCGCGCGCGCAGATGGCGATGCTGCCGCGGCTGAAGCCCCGCTGCTATTACGATCTCGTGATCGAGGTCGCGATCATTCGTCCCGGGCCGATTCAAGGCGACATGGTGCATCCTTATCTTCGCCGCCGTAACGGCGAAGAGGAGGTCGACTATCCCAGCCCGGAGGTACGCAAGGTTCTGGAGCGTACGCTCGGCGTGCCGATCTTCCAGGAGCAGGTCATGCAGCTCGCGATCGTCGCGGCCGGCTTCTCGCCGGGCGAGGCCGATCAGCTGCGCCGGGCGATGGCCGCTTGGCGGCGGCGCGGCGATCTCACGTTCTTCGAGCAGCGGCTGATCCGAGGCATGCGCGACCGCGGCTACTCGGAAGAGTTCGCCACGCGCCTGTTCAATCAGATTCAAGGCTTCGGCGAATACGGGTTCCCCGAGTCGCACGCCGCGAGCTTCGCGCTGCTCGTCTACGTTTCCGCGTGGCTCAAGTGCCACGAGCCCGCCGCGTTCTTCTGCGCGCTTCTGAACAGTCAGCCGATGGGCTTCTACGCGCCTGCGCAGCTGCTCCGCGCCGCGCGCGTGCAAGGCGTCGTGGTCATGCCGGTCGACGTCACGGCGAGCGACGTAGAGTCGACGCTCGAGGCGGATGAGCGCGGCGAGCCCGGCATTCGGCTCGGCTTCGATCGGGTGAAGGGGCTGACGGTCAAGGCCGCGGAGCGCATCACGGCCGCACGCCGCGCCGCGCCTTTCACGGACGTGAGCGATCTCGCCCGCCGCGCGGGCCTCGACGCGAAGGATCTCGGCGCATTGGCGGCGGCCGGCGCGTTGAAGCCGCTTGCGGCGCACCGCCACCGCGCCCGGTGGGAGGTCGCGGGCGTCGAGAAGGAGTCGCCGCTGCTCGGCGATGCGCCGATCCCGGAGGGTATTCCGATGTTGAGGCGTCCGTCCGAAGGCGAGGACATCGCTGCCGACTACCGCCGACTCGGCTTTACGCTCGGCCGCCATCCGCTCGCATTGCTGCGCGCGCGGCTCGTGCGGATGGGCTTACGGTCCGCCGCCGAAGTCCACGCCCTCGATGACGGCGAGCGCGTGCATGCCGCGGGTATCGTCATCACGCGGCAGCGCCCGTCGAGCGCTTCGGGCGTGATCTTCGTCACGCTGGAGGACGAGACCGGCTATCTGAACCTGATCGTTTGGGCTCGCGTGGCTGAACGGGAGCGCCGGCCGCTTCTCGGAGCCCGGCTGCTCGGGGTCACGGGGCGTGTGCAGAAGGAGGGAGAGGTGCTGCACGTGATCGCGGAACGGCTCTACGACTACAGCCCCTTGCTCGGCGGAGTCGAGACCGATGCGAGGAATTTCCGCTGA